The Halictus rubicundus isolate RS-2024b chromosome 6, iyHalRubi1_principal, whole genome shotgun sequence genome contains the following window.
ATTTTAAGTGAAATTTCTATTTAGTTGCGCGCGAAGATAAGTTGCATAATCCCGAGGCTGCATTCTTCAGGATTAACGAGCGAGAACCCGGAGAACACGAGAGAAGGCGCGCAAGGGTTGCATAATTGGGGAGGGATTGAATTCGACTCACCTGAGGTGCACGCTGACAGAACTCCTCCTCCGTGAGTGACGTCAACGTTGCACCGTCGACGTTGAAGCTCTCCAATGGCACCGAGGGCAACTGCAATTGCCTTCTGGCCCATTGTATCCAGGCGGCTACGTCCGCTGCACTCCAGCGTCGTGGCTCTGCAACAACAGCGTCCGTTCGTACCTCACTTCCTACAATTTCTTTCCTCAATTTCAGCTTTTAACATCAGCGTCCTGGCCgtttcattaaccccttgccacgCAATATCTGTCATAGTCAACCTTCTAAGtgaaaatcaaattttgttCTCATTTGATCAGCAAACAAAGCGAATGCATTCTAGCAAGTGGTTGGACACAAAGAATTTCTCATCGCGCGCAGCAAGGGGCTCATCacaagactgcggatctttatgcaaattccaagTTTTATTATCTTTAAAATAGTAGGACGAAGTGCAATTAATCAAGTCGAAAATTCCTGACGGCAAGAGTAAAGCAGAGATGTCACCAATGTTTGTTACCGTAAATGTTTCCTGGTAATTTAGAAGTGTTTAAATACTATAAATCCgtaatgatccgcagtctaactgcTCACAGAATAAGAGGTTGAAAACGGTCAAATTTCACTCGGTTTCGTAACGAAACTTTCTAGCCTACAACCAAATCGTTTTCCTGTTTTCTGAATTCTCATTTTTACAGCGGAGCGGGCTCGGGTTCGTGACGgcaatttttctaacattccGACAGGAGATCCGAGTGAGTTATAGCGGAAGTATAGCCGGTGACCTTGAGCGAAGCCTCGAAATTTCGTAACCACTCACCGAACGCTTACGATGCGCGAGTTCGTAACTTATTCCGAGCATGACATCACGAACGGTACGAACTAATAGTCGAACCGGTCGCTCTCCTACACGTCCACGAAGATAACGTCGAAGCGTCGCCCGCGGCAAGGTAGCAAGAAGGCCTAAGTGTCTAATGGACATTCACGCACCTTCTTATTACCGGCCCGAGCACTATATCTCCacgatttatatatttattatgccACAATCTGCCGAGCGGCCATTAAATCCTCTAACGGTGTGGAACACTTTTTTACTCGCGGCTGTCCCCGTGGGACACTGTAAATTGCCGTGTAATTTTCATACAAtcaaccgttttttttttcacggacGAGCAATTATGCTCGCGATTTTCACGAGCTGAGAAACAGTTGGCCGCTAATGACCCTTCGCTACAATTTGTGAACTCGCTGCCTGAACGGAATTAGTTGCGAATAGACTACTTCGCAGACTACCTCGACTCTGGACCTTGTTAAGAAGTGGTCCATTCGATCAAGAAGAAGAAGCACGGAGGCAAAATGGAAAGTCGCAGAGGCTCACCTGGATGAATGCCGAGTGCCACGCAGGTGTTGTCAAAGTCCTTCTGCAGCTGTTGAATGGCGAGGCTGAGGACAGGCTCGATTTGCTCTCTGGTCAGGTCGCCGACGCACTCGCCGGGTTCCATGTCCTCGACGAACCCCGTGCCGACGTTCCCCAGGTCGACGGGTCTCAGATTGTACTTCTTCTGGAAGCTGGTGTCCCTCAGGACCTCCCTGAGCAATTGGTGGTCGCTCTTCTGTCCGTCCTTGAACAGCTCCTCCTCCTTCTGCAGGGGATTCCCGACCTCGTCGTCTTGCACTCTCTCCAGTTTCAACACGTTCGTCCTGGTGACGTCGGCGAAGTCCTTTCTGACACCCTTGAAGAGCAAGCTCCTCAAAGGGGAGCTGTTGGTCTCCAGGTCGATCGGATCAGGCGACGAGCAGGTCGTCGACGAGGAAGACGTCAAACCTGAAGAGCTGCTCGCAacgctgttgctgctgctgcagcTGCGCGGCTCCTCCTTGAACAGGATTTCCTTCAGCAACGGGTGACCCTGCACTGCGGCATCTTCCTTCTTCGCGAAGAAGTCCGCGTCAAGGCTGTTGTAGATGTCCTCTTCCGTTCGGGGCGGCGTGCACGGCACCGTGCAGTCCGTCGAGTCCTCTCGGTAGCCCAGACTCTCTGCCAAGAGCCTGTAATCAGAGCCACCGGGGGCCTCGATGTCACTCTACGACTCGATCACACTGTTTCGCGTGTGTGGGGTCTGGTTTAAATATGTGTGCGTGCAATTTATTCCCTTGGGGACCAAAAAGACGAGGAACCGATTCAGAGGAATCCGAGTCTCGAGGTGCTTCGAATACAAGGTCTCGGTTAGTCATCAAGTTTTACTTCTGGGAAACAATTCTGGGGTCCAATAGTGAAGATGACGATGCTGTTCAGAGGAAGACAGAGATTTTTAATCTAATTGATACCTCTTTCTATGATATTTCAGGAGAAGGACATTCGGAAGTAAACATGTAAAAGGTCTACAGTGagttcccgatatatgtcagcaacacgggtcttcccagcgacatgtatcgtcgaggagacacactcgagcttcgtggcccctcacggggcattccccgcggtagtggggataattccgcgaagtttatcatccaggccttggcgacatatacagagaaatcactgtattcttcTATACTGAACACCAGCAGGTTGCTACACCTGTCGATGATTCGTTCTCAGGATTTACCTGGATTCCTGCAAAATGGCCAGCAGATCGAGGCTCTTCTCCCTCTTGACCGGCTGTTTGGCGGACGGTTCCGGGCTGGTCGGGTAAAATTGTGCGCTCTGAGGGCTTCTGGGTACGTAGTACGGACTGGTCGGGTATCCTGGCGAACCCTCGTGCGAGTAATTAGGGGACAGCGGCAGTTCACCACCTGCGCCTGGATACGGTGGGCTCGAGTACGTGGTGATAGGTGAGCCGGGACGCGGCGATTCCGCTTCCTGTTTGATTTGGGCTGGTTTCAGCGTGCTCTGCGCGCTCGTCGCGCCATAATCGTCCGAAAGGAGGGACAGATCGAACTGAAATGTGCTGTAATCGAACGACGGCGAGTAGCCGGCTGCGGAGGGTACTGTCTGTGGCATCTGGAACAGAAAGTCTCTAATTAGATTTAGCAGTTTGAGTGAATGACGAACGACCTCGAGAACTCCACGAAATCAAAGTAGAATCAAGgtgagaatatttttgcaattattgcaaACAGTCGTTtattaatatagaaatataatGCTTCTCTCGTTTCTGGGAGACGTGTGATCTGTTTAAAATCTTCTGCAGAATTTTGAGTTTAACCATTTGTCTGAGCTGAGCAGAATAGTTAATAGAAATTCTACAGTGACATTTTTGATATTCCCGCGTTTCGATTCAACTGGCACAGGCATATCGAAGTGGAGCAAGTTTTGAGCTGCAGGTTCGCTGTCAAGGGGTCTAAAGATGAAGAGTCGAGCGCTGGGTTTCGTGTTTCATCGGTATTTATAACCGCGGCCGGCCGATAAAACTGCAGAATTTACTCGGGGACCGTGCGAGTCGAAAGATCTAGTAGAAATGATACACTTTCCCCGAGAGCGCCCCGGTGGACCCAAGGGACCATTTATCTTTCCGCGTGTTTATTGCCCGTCCCGCGCTTAAACTCGCGTCAGTTTGTTACGCTCCGTAAGTCACTTATGGCTCCGGGCGATCTCGGGCCCCATCTTTGAGAACCCGCGAACCCGTCGTGCCGTGCCGGCGATATCGTTCCGTCAAATGTCCAATTTCAGCGGGAGCGTCACGATCAATTCTACGCGAACCTCCCAGCGAACTTACGAAATTCTACGCCGGCGATCGGTCTTTCGTCTGTGAGTAGAAAGTGCCGGTCTATGTCAGACACACGATCGAATTGGGACAATGCGTAAGAAGAGGCGAACGCATCCGTGGCACGTGCGttactatttcatttttattacgagGAATCTTTCAAGCAATGAATGCACAAATAgaggaataaaaattgacacGACAGCAGTGCCCTTTGAGCAATTAGTCTCCCATTAAAACCAACGTCCCCAGTGAAGATTGTCATTCGATCAGGACCGTGCCGATTTTTATGTCACTTTCCTTGCAAACAATATTTGATTCGATCACAGAGTTTGTTCCCTCGTTCTGGTTTTCCCGGAAGAGGACATAAAATTGGGAGCTCGTTTCGATACGATTTCATTACGAAACGAAACGGCAGAGTCCCGCAGGTAGAAAGTTGCAAGCGCAAGATCCTCCGGGGCATAGTAATTCGCCTGAAATTGCGGCGGTCTCGTGTTTCTCGAGCAAGGGTCTTCAGGTTATTGTACGGCCTCCGATTCGCATAACGCCGAGCATTCCAGAGTCGGGCTCGGTTAAATCAAAGAAAGCTGCGAAGAGCGACGGGGATCGGTAATTAAAACTTCACCCCCGTATATCGAGGTTGAGGTCAAAGGGGGTTCCGATAGGGGGGGGGGAAGGGCCCAGTGCGGCGATATCCGGCGCGAAAAATGCGGGTCTCGCGAGATGGGGCCCGCCGATAATAAATATCGTTCCGGAATTTCCTTGTAAATAATCGCTAACGACTTCGCTATTATCTTTCCTCCCGGTGAAAAAGAAGGCGGGGGATGCAACGAAACACTTTCCCCCGCGAGTCTGCCAGACGAAAGACGAAAGACGAAAGACGAAAGAGGAAAGGGGTTCCACGGGCAGCagcgatggtggtggtggtggtgctcGCGAGCTCGGTGCACCTTAAGGGCCCATTTATCTTTCCGTGTGTTTATTGCCCGTCGTGTGTTTGACCTCGCATCAGTTTGTTACGCTTTGTAAGCCCATTACAACGTTCCCAGTGCATCTTCCCTACGCTCTCAGGCGGGGTCGCGTCTGACATTTTGACGTAGTGCCCCGCAAAGGTCGACGCGAAATAAACGATTATACCCATACCCGTACCCGTGTACCCGTACCCGTACCCGTGGCCGCGTCCGTACCCGTTGCCCGGTACCCGTGTGCCTCTCGTCCACCGGGGCCCGCGGATTTGCACGCTTACGCTGCCTTCCTCGCTGGATATGCCCACGTTAGAGACACAATGCAACCCGTATCCCCACCCACAACAACCACCACTACCACCGCCCGGTTTGCACACACTGTGCCGGCTGCTATGGCTGCTGCCCCGGCGAGACTCGCGGCCAACCAACAAGGAGAGATAAAACCCTAGGAGAAGAGATACGGGGAAGGAAACAGGCACAAAAGAGAACCGCTTATTCCCTCGACTTCTACTAGCCTAACGCGAAAGGTCCCGCGGAGAAAGAGAATGTTTCCATCTATGCTGATGGGATCTATGGACGATGGAATTCCGTGCCGGGCTTCCCTGAATAGCTTCGGAAAGAACGGGGTGTTAGgcctctctcccctccccctcctctccAACCCCTTGGCTGATCCACGCAGATACGCCGTTTCCAGTATCCTGAAATCTGAAGACCCTTGACCCCTGCCCCCCGCGATTTCATTCCCATTTTTCCGGCCCAAACATACcactgtccccccccccccaggtaAAAGAATTATTCAACTTGGAATTAAGAACTCTACATCTTCCAAATTGATAGATAGTTGTTTAGCGCCAATGAAAATGTAGAATTGCATATTTGTCTATTTGGAACCATCGTGCCCTCGTGGAGGGCAAAATTTGGAGCTCTGACGGGGACCTATTAGAATAGTTTGGAACTTTGTAGAAGCCCGAAATAGGATCCTCTTCGTGACTAAAATAATCATCAGGATTGAAACAGTCCAACGCATAAAGAACAGTCCAATTACCGATTGTTTTCTCCTGCTTTCGAAAACAGTTTGGAAACGTTCGGGGgaaaaagtaaaaattaattagGGTCGTGTAGGGTGTTGTTTTTTTGTCTTCTGAGGACGGCCAGCCTGTGGAACAGAAATCGAGCCCACGACAAGTTTTTACGACTTCCTCGGTTTCCTGCTATCTCCTTGGCCTTTCCTAAGGACCAGTCATTGACGTCACGCCGCCGACCAACCGACCAACCAACCAACGGTGCAGCTGCATTCTCTCCTTTCGTGCATTAACCATGGAATTCCACTGAAGTCACGACACGCGGATCGACCTCATCATTTCCGAAGAATCGACACATTTTTCGAagcccgcgccgcgccgtaacGGCCGCTCGTCGGAACTGGGACAGACTATACTTTCTCGGATGCGACGGACAGAAAAAATTGAATCATTGTCTCGGGAATCGATCTGTCTCCTCGGAAAAAATTCGAAAGTTCcattcaaatgggacgctctgTGCGTTATTTTCTAGTAACGATCGAGACCGATTTTAGAAATTATGAAACAATCGCCGGTAGCCgatgtattaattattttaatcagagacCAATTAAAATCGAGGCGGGATGAAGAGAATGCGTCATAGGAATTTCGGGGAAGGTCCGAAACACGCCGAAGGTATTTAAGCGCCTTCCAGCTATGAGGAATTTTCGCATCCGTTTGGACTTCGATTTGTAGCGGATTAGGGTGATCCCGGCGCTAATGAATGCGAGCCGAGCGAATCAAGATTTCGTCTGGCGGTGCGCGAGGTCCTGCGAATGGACGCATTTTTCAGAGAAAGGAGCCGAGCTCGTCTTCGCCGAGAGGCAACATTAAAATGTCATTTTAATAGTTCGCGGTCGTCCATAAATCGAACGAACTTTTTTTCACCGTAGACAGAATGCATATACGGGGCTGCTAATTGGCCGTCCGTTTCCAGAACTTCGCTTCGAACGATTagcagacaaaaaaaaaaggaaaacgacGGCCGGGTAAACCGATGCAATTCCTCATTGGTGTTATATAGGTGTAGCGATTGAAACGTTCTGCCCGCTAGCGTATTTATTGGGATTTGTTTGCGAAACGGCCCCCGCTTAATTGGACAAACCCGCGACAAAAAGCGAAAGCGAACGAGGAAAGAAGTTTATTGCAACGGCCTTGAATGGAAATCCGCGAGTGTCCCTGTTAATTTATCTAACTTTCGTACGTCTCAATCTCGACGGGCATAATCGACCTTAGCGATTCCGGCGCAAAAACCGACGAGATAGTTCGTCGAAGTACGATCGTCGGTCGGGAAGCCGAGGCTCAAATTAAAAGGGAAATTGATTTCGCAACACCGAGCGGAGAGCCGTCATTATCGCGTTACATAATTATCACAATGTCTGCGATTCGGCTCCGCGTACGACTCGTGAAAGTCCCCGATAAGTCGCTCGTTTATGAATCACCAATTCACGATGATTCATTAACTCGCTAGAAAGTCTCGGTCGAAAAATACGTCCCCGAGCTTCTTTTATCGCTGTAGTAAAATAAACGGGCGCAACTtagagaaataaataataattatacgagCAGATAGCGGCGGCGGTCTATTATCGTGGTCAGGATTTCATAATTAACAGGCCTAATGGACGAACTTTGTACGCGATTGCCGATTACTCCGGCTAATCGAGATGCCGCGGACGCGTTTCTCCGATGTCGATACAAACAAAGGAGATATTTCGGCGGCCTTCGAGGCGGCACAGATTATTTTTTTGCACTCTGACCTTCCCGTCTATGGTCGCCATTCTTCGAATAACTCCACCTCCATCTGGTTTCTGATTGTTTCACAATTTATCCCAGACCATGGACAATTTTTCTCGGCAGTCGAAGTTGGACTCGCGGAGCGGATCGCGAGAGGTTCAGCGACCCGTCAAAGGGAACAACAGGCAAGGTCGAGGGCAACGATTCTATGGTTCGCAGGACCAAACCACGGATGATCCTTAATCCGTCATGACGTAACCAAATTGGAAAGGGAGGTGACGTCACGCGAACGCCGCTTTGTCCGCGGCTGACAATGCTCGTCGAATTTCTTCTCGCTTCGGCCGCACGATAATAGAATAAAGGCCCACTATTATAAACGTAAAGTCATTGTTTTTTCTCTGTCTCCTCGGCCTTTGTTCGAGCGAGTAGACCCCCCCTACCTCCGATTAATCGTCGAATCGACGGCCATTAATTGCTCGTTACATACTCCGCTCGACACCGATAAGATCGGTTACCCCTGCTGTATTTTTGTGTCTAGTTATGCAATTGTTTATATAAGCTCGCCGATTATTTCGTCGCCTGTGTCACACGCATATCATTCGCGATTGTGTATTTTATCGGCTCCGCTTGTGGTATTGCACTTGTTTGCACCGAATCCGCAATCAGCCGTGATTCATTTGACAGCGATCGGCGCCTTGAACCTTACCGTTGCTTCGGCATGATCGAGCAAACATATCGCAATTTCATTGGTATATTTCTCTATTAtagttattatatttttctaccgATACGAACGATTGCAAAAACACGGGTGATCCGTTCTTAATGCTTGACTTGTTCCATTTAAAGCGAATCCGTCCGAGCAATTAGGCTGGATACCACTGAgcgagaaaaattgaaaattaactctttgcactcgaagcaattttacctccaaaacgaaacaattcgtccgacctagaatatttccctcctacAGATTATGTTTcaggttatacatacaaaaatggcgtaatttactcgtacagtactgaagtgtttagtactttattaagtacaaacaaatttaataaagttaaatatattttgaataatgatacagcaatttttagtggcgccttacagtcgccattcgagtgctaagggttaaaaacggATGCGCAATATTTTATCGATTTTCTCCGCTTTTTATTTTGCGAAGCTggggaaacaaaatattttatataaaccGCTCCGATTTCGGACTGAATCTCCTCGGACGCCGTCAAGCAATTGAAGAAGACAGTGCTCGCAACTGGTTTCCAATAATACGCTAATGGCCGCCGTTTGTAACGAGGAAGAAAGGGTGCTCGTAAAAGATTACAGTTAGTACAGAAACACCGTTCGCGCGTATCCGCGCCATTAACGCGTCGTTCGGCCCGGCGAAGTGAAGTTATAAACAATTAAGCTCTCATCTCGTTATTTAGCAACCTTGGTCTGCAACCAGCGAAAGAGAGGCTACCGGATCGAGGGCCTTCGGGGAGCTCGGGTATAAATAAGCAATAAACGAAAATTACTTGCATAATTTAATCTTCGCACCGTTAAGCCGGCCCGGGGGCAGCTCGGAGTCCTCTCGAAACGCACGCGCTTTCGAACGCCATAATTTTGTAACCCTTTTCGAAACGCTGCTGCAAATGAAACTGCAACGTTTCGAAGACTCCACGAGTATTACCGTGATAAAGTAAATAAACATTCGAAAAATCccgcagaaatttatttcttctccgCCCGATTAATCGACGCGGCCGACTCGGGTTCCCAGTAATTAATTCCGGTTATGCTAAACACGACGAACCGACTATCAACAGACCACTGTACATAAATCATGGTCCGTTGAGTGCTCGTTCGGAATCGTCGTATTACTCCAGAAACCCGATTTCCCGCAGATCAAGCGCGAATTAGATCTCTTTTGGCGATCTGCCGAGATGTCGGCGGCTCCTGACAATTTCTTCGGCGCCAGGCCTCGAGAAACGATTCGAGAGGTCGATCGTTGACGCGGTCTTAATCGCCGGATTTTTTCGGCTCGACGGTTCCGAATTAAAGACGCCTCGATGCGTCGAAATGATCGACGGCAGGCAATTTGTTATTCAGGAATCCCGTTCGATACAGTTCCATGAATGAGCGAAACACACGACATAGTATTAATAAACTCGAATGTCACAAGACAGTACCGTTACCTGTCACGGCATTCTGCGTCGATCAGCATACTTCTCGCCGAGATAATTACCATCCGTGATGTCGAACCGGCCGCGAGCACCATCTCTGTCGGGCGAATTTCTGCCGGCGTCGATCCTCTCCGATCGACACCGTCGACGATCcacattttttttcatttccccGTTGTTCTGTCCTTGGATCGATTACGTCGCGGCGTAACGGTAAGATGATTTtacgccgacgcgacgcgattccGTTTCGGATTCCTCGAGTGACTTCGCGGAACGGTGACGATCCGGCTAAATTGCACGATACATAATgcaacgatcgatcgatcgattcccTTTCGTCGGCGGCGTAATCATGCCACCAACGTTATTATGTAATTACCTTCGTGTGCCGCGAATTTGTTTAACGATCCATCGGTGGACAGTGATTAATCGCGCCTCGCGAGGAATTAGCCGAAGCGGACGGTCGAACGATTATCGCGAAACGACGATCTAGAAACTCAAAATCGATCGAGAGTCCAAGCAATCTCGGTACGGATAGATCCGTTCAAATCTATCtcgatatttatatttttgaatTTACTTCCTTGAGGCAGACGGtgatttttcattaaattgatAGGTGGGAAAGTATAATTTCCAAAGCAATTGCAAATCGATTGGAACCGCGAAGGAAATAAATATTCCCGGAAAGGAACTGAAATTTCAGAGTCCGTGAAGTCGAATTAATTGTCGTTTGAAACGgtctgcggatgtttatgcgaaataagaattttctGCGCCAATTGAGCCGAAAACGAAGTGTAATGGGGCGCGCGACGGACGCGGCGAACTTAATTGCCGGATGAAATCGATTAATCGCAATTAGCCGGGCAGTTTGGTCGCTTATCGCCACACGGTTGCAATTTCTTTCGGCGAACCGTTTAAGAAACGAAGCCGCGCAACCGACGACAGCGTAATCTGTTTTTCTTTCTACCGAGAATCATGCGCCGGTCGGatgatattaataataaaaggCGTATAAATCAGATAATCGCGGAGCCGAACGATGCTCGGAAAAGGTCGATTGGAATCTCGATTGCGGGAGGAATGGAGTGACAAACAACGGGAGAACATCGATTACAAAGTTGTTTTTCTGGAATCACGTAACCGCGAGCATAAATTACCGCGCGCCAATGAATTCGATTATCGGCGAGCGCGCCGGGAATAAATCATTGAAATTCAACGCGCCGTCTTAATTGTTTCGGCCGAGACGATACAGAAAACGGTCGCGGAACGACACCGCAAGTTTGTGGGATGAAAATTAAATATCAAATTAACATTTCCGAGAAAAATTCTTCGCTTAAAATTAGTTTACGTTTCCCTCGAAATTTAGAAACTCCATCGCACGGAAACGAATTCGATACCACTGTGCACGGAGTATAGTTGACACTGTTTGGCGCACACACTGTGGAACTATGTACACGCGGAACAGTAGTATTGTTCACGAAATTCGGAACTACGAAACGCGTTCACTTCGAGATTTCAGTGACGCGAGCACACCGACGGTCGTGTACCTGA
Protein-coding sequences here:
- the Ets98b gene encoding DNA-binding protein Ets98B, whose product is MVYGGGFDMVETMPQTVPSAAGYSPSFDYSTFQFDLSLLSDDYGATSAQSTLKPAQIKQEAESPRPGSPITTYSSPPYPGAGGELPLSPNYSHEGSPGYPTSPYYVPRSPQSAQFYPTSPEPSAKQPVKREKSLDLLAILQESRLLAESLGYREDSTDCTVPCTPPRTEEDIYNSLDADFFAKKEDAAVQGHPLLKEILFKEEPRSCSSSNSVASSSSGLTSSSSTTCSSPDPIDLETNSSPLRSLLFKGVRKDFADVTRTNVLKLERVQDDEVGNPLQKEEELFKDGQKSDHQLLREVLRDTSFQKKYNLRPVDLGNVGTGFVEDMEPGECVGDLTREQIEPVLSLAIQQLQKDFDNTCVALGIHPEPRRWSAADVAAWIQWARRQLQLPSVPLESFNVDGATLTSLTEEEFCQRAPQCGSMLHAQLEIWKAAVEESPRNTLAASWSPAGVVQTPNNNATGSSTIGNAANVSVKGSSCSVDFSDDEDEDCGSSQAGSGGGGGGGGSGAGGKMRNGGSHIHLWQFLKELLQSPAVHGSCIRWLDRGKGVFKIEDSVRVARLWGKRKNRPAMNYDKLSRSIRQYYKKGIMKKTERSQRLVYQFCHPYCL